Within Butyrivibrio fibrisolvens, the genomic segment CCTGCTTAGTAGGTGCAATATCCGGGGGCATTTGTACACTGCCTTTTTCTCTTTAACTAAAAATATAAGCAGTGACATTATAAACTGCCACTGCCTACTATACAGATGATCTATCAAATTCAGATCATAAGCTCCAAAAAAATTATTCTGCATATGTTTTCTTTCTTGAAGCCGGTACAAATGTAACATTCTTAAGGATTACGCTGATCCTCTTATATACAAATACTGTAATAATAGAATCAATACCGCCCTTGATAAGATTGAGAGGAACTACACAGTACAATACAAGTGTCCAGATACTTGTAACGTTATTATTAGCTTCAGCACCCATTCCTACAAATGCATCTATAGGCATTCCGTACAGTGCGCTATACGCAGGGAGCAGGTAGAATGCGTTCATAAGGCTTCCTACAATAGTGATAACAAGTGTTCCGATAATACAGGATATAAGCGCCATAGTGCGGGTCTTTTTGAAAGTATAGATAATAGATGCCGGAAGTATGAAGCAGCATCCTATAACAAAATTGGCAAGTTCTCCTACAAATGCTGTAGAAGTTCCTCTAATAACAAGCTCTAAGAGAATCTTCACAAACTCGATCATAACGCCTGCCATCGGCCCAAATGAAAATGCACCGATAAGAGCAGGAAGATCAGAAAGATCCAGCTTATAGAAAGATGGTGCAAAAGGAAGCGCAATCTCGAACATCATAAGAACAACAGATATAGCTGCAAATGTTCCTATAACTACTACCTTTCTGGTGCTGAGCATGGGCTCTTTAATTCCGTTGATCTTCTGTGCCAGCTTCTCACATACGATAGCGATTGCAAAGGCCGCTGCGATGATGATCGCAAAACCTATCAAATACTCTACATTTTCTGCAATACTAGCAAATAATCCATTGGTCATTTCTTTATCCCTCCTATGTCTGTACACATGTGTTATTTTCGGGAATTATTGGTTTTACGCCTGCGTTGTGAATTTAGGAATCCGGATGAATGCGTATCCTTAGAAGCGTGATTTTTGTGGGCATTTTCATCTTTTGCCAGCATAAATTCACAGTTTGGGACATATCGGACTTTTGTGTTACATACAAAAAAAGCTCCGGCATATATCCGGGGCTAACAATTCATCCATAATCCTACAGATCATAAGATCTGCATATCCTTCTTCCATCCAGACTTTACTGTCGGTACCGGAATCACACCGGTTCATGCTATCAAAGCTCGCGGACTATACCGCCGGTAGGGAATCTCACCCAACCCCGAAGTTTTATTTTGTTTTCAAATGCTATGTTAATACGCAATGTAATATGAGTCAATAGGTCAAATAAATTTTTTGCAACTTATTTTTGTTCAAACTTAGCACTTGCCAAACATACGCCACCATTTGGGGTAAGGCGAATTTTCAGTTTTTACTTATACAACTGCTCCACAGGTATTTTCATCTTGAAATAGGTCTTAGGGCGATATATTATGATGAATGACATAGGTCTATTTCAAAATCTAAAAATAATATTGATAAGTAAATATATCAATCTAAGAATATGGAGGCCACTTATGAAAATCGTATTTCTTGACCGCAAAACAATAGGTGAAGATATTGATCTAACCCCTTTTAACAGATTTGGAGAAGTTGTGATACATGACTTCTCAAAGCCGGAGGAAGTTCCTGCAAGGGTCGAGGATGCAGATATTATCATCCTTAACAAAGTCCCGATCAATGAAAAGACAATCGGAACTGCCAAGAATCTAAAGCTTGTATGTGTCACAGCAACAGGTGTCAATAATCTCGATCTTGACTATCTTGCATCAAAAGGCATTGAATGGCGCAATGTTGCAGGATATTCTACTCAGACAGTTACACAGCACACCTTTGCTCTTTTGTTCTATCTTTTTGAAAACCTTGCATACTATGACAACTATGTTAAGACAGACGGATATACCAAAGATTTTATGTTCACACATTTTGAAAAAAGATTTGGAGAGCTCTGCGGTAAGACATATGGTATAATCGGTCTTGGTGCTATCGGAAGACAGGTTGCAAGCGTTGCCAAGGCTTTTGGATGCAATGTAATCTACTATTCAACCTCTGGTAAAAATCATGACTCAGAATATAAGGAAGTTTCTTTTGACGAATTATTAGAAACATCCGATATTATATCTATTCATGCACCGCTTAATGACGCAACCGCCAACCTGATTAATAAGGACGCCCTTTCCAAGATGAAGAAATCTGCAATTCTCTTAAACCTTGGACGTGGTCCTATTGTTAACGAGAAGGATCTTGCTGATGCTCTTGAAAACGGAACTATCCGTGCTGCGGGTCTTGACGTACTCTCTGTTGAACCAATCGAAGAGTCCAATCCTCTTCTTAAGATCAAGGACAGCACTAAGCTTCTTATAACACCTCATATTGCATGGGCTAGTGTAGAAGCAAGAACAAGACTCATGAAGATCATTGAGGATCACATCGACAAGTTCCTTGCCGGTAAATAAGTTATTTTTAGGATTTATATAGATGAACATATATTATGCGCCCATGGAGGGCATCACAACATATCTGTACAGACAGCTTCACAATAAGTATTTTGGAGGGGTGGATACATATTTCACCCCTTTTATTAGTGTATTTCCCGATCACTATATCAAAAAGCGTGATGAGAGGGAGATAGATCCTGCCAACAACGAAGGGATGAGGGTCGTACCTCAGGTTCTGGCCAACAGTTCCAAAGAGCTCATATGGATCTTCAAAAAGCTCACCTCCATGGGCTATGATGAAATCAATCTCAATCTTGGATGTCCATCCGGCACAGTTACAGCTAAGGGTAGAGGTTCAGGATTTTTAAAAGAGCCTGATAAGCTAGGTACCTTCTTTGACGAAGTATTCGATTCTCTAGGCGATGATGCACGAAAACTATCAGTTAAGACCAGGATCGGGTATCTTGACGCATCTGAGATGGAGCATCTGTCCAAGATATATGCCAGATACCCTATCAAGGAGCTGACTATACACCCACGTATCAGGAAACAGTTCTATAAAGGTGTTCCTGATATGGAAGTATTTGAAAAGGCTCTTATGATGAGCTCTTGCCCTGTATGCTACAACGGCAATGTATTTACTCTGGATGACTACAATAATATCAATGATAGATATGGATATAAGGAAGGCTCAGATCTTCATGATGTAAGTGGTGGGCTAAAGGAAGGTTCTGGTCTTCATGATATAGGTGATATGACCAAAGATACCTTAGATATTCATGATATAAATGGTGATCTATCAAAAGATATCACTCTGCATTATCATATGAATACAGCCGGTTCTGCAGATAATAAAATATCTTCCGTTATGCTCGGAAGAGGCATCGTAGCTGATCCTTCTCTTGCTCGCCAGATCAAAGGCGGAAGTCACATGGACAAGGCTGAGTTCAAAGAGTTCAGACGCGCTATGGAAGCTATGTACAAAGAGAATCTTAAAGACGGCAATAATGTCTTCAACAAGATGAAAGAGATGTGGTTCTACATGTCACAGTCTTTCGAAGGTTCAGAAGGCTACATAAAGAATATACTAAAATCAAAATCATATGCAGAGTACCTGGCAGCAGCCAACACGCTGGAAGGTAACTGTGATATTAAAAGCGGACCAAATGCATCCCCGGTATCCTTCTAAGGACCGGGGATTTTTCATTTGGGATTTTTTAAATTGACCTAATAATATGATGTAGGTGTCAAAAGTTCCTATTGACGCCATATGACTACCGGATTGTTCCGTTTCTCAGAAGCTCAGACAATCCTCAAACATGAAAAAAAAAGTACCACCCCATGAGCTATACTCATGAAACAGTACTCGGCGTGCGCTGCCAGGGTCTCGAACCCTGGACAACCTGATTAAGAGTCAGGTGCTCTACCAACTGAGCTAGCAGCGCATCTTTATTATCTTTTGTTGCTGTCGTTCCTTGCAACAAAAGATACTTTACTACAACCTTAAGATAAATGCAAGTACTTTTTTGAAAAATCTTTTATTCGATTCATAACAAACGTTTTTGTGATATATATTGTTCATGATCATTCATTCTTCTACATGCATTCCATTGCCGCCTTTTCCATTAAGGGTAGAGCTTTTGCAAAATCAGCTTCACTAGCTGCGCCAAAGCTTACAAGGAAATGGTGATCATATTGGCTGTTATGGCTATAACAATAGTCGTTTATGCAAGACAGCTTTATTCCCTTATATGACAATGCTTTTATAAACTTCTCATCATCAAGGCTATCAGGAGCCTTTAGGACTATTCTAAGACCTGCAACATCCTTTATCGGTACAAATATACCTGTTTCACTGTTTTCTTTTTGTTTTTGGATATAGGATCTGTCAGCATGAGTATTGTCATGAGTCTCTTTAGTATCATCATATTTTTCTTTAGTATCATTCCTATTGATAGAACCCTTTTCTTTGGATTCAAATAATCTCATGATGCTTTCACGCCTTTTGCCATAATAATTCCTCATTCTGGAAAGGTGACGTTCATAGTATCCTCCATTTATAAATTCTGCCAGAACCAGCTGTTCAAAAGAAGAAACCGTCCCTGAGTAAAACGATAATTTCTGCCTGTAACGATCCATTAGTTTATCCGGAAGGACCATGAAGGCTATCCTTATAGACGGAGCCAGGGTTCTTGTAAATGTATTCATGTAAATGACCCTTTCAGGATATGCAGCAGCAATAGGAGAAATAGGCCTTCCTGAAAATCTAAACTCTGAATCGTAGTCATCCTCTGCTATATAGGCATCTTCCCTTTCAGCCCAGTCTACAAGCTGAGCCCTCCTGCCGGCAGACATGACAACACCTGTAGGGAAATGGTGAGATGGCGAGATATTAACAAGTCTTACGCTTGTTCCTTCCAGCACAGATACATCCAGGCCGTCCCTATCAACAGGTATATGAAGACACTTGTGCCCGGCTCTCTCACACAGAAGGCCCATCTTCTTGTATCCGGGATCTTCTACAGCTGTAAGTGCACCTCCGCCTGACAATATCAAAAGTATATTTTCTAAATATTCCGTACCCGGTCCTACTATGATATTATCAGGATCTGCATCTATACCCCTGCTTCTCATAAGATAACCGGCGATTGCATATCTAAGAACGGGAAGTCCGCAAGGATCTGGTGGTGCAAGGCATTCCGGATTTCTGTCAGACAAGACTTTGCGCATGAGTTTGGACCATATATCAAACGGGAAGGCATCATCAAAAAGACGCTGCGATACAAAATCTGCTATATCAGGAACTTGGGGAATATCTCTTTCAATAACACCAGATATATTATTGTTACTATTAGTAATATTGGCTTTACTATTAGTATTATTGGCTCTACTATTAGTATTATTGGCTCTACTATTGGTATTATTGGCTTTGCTATTGGTATTATTGGCTTTTCTACTAGTATTATCAGTTTTGATATTGCCAATACTATTATTAGCATATCTATGATTAAGATATATATTACCATTTGACGATCTGCTGCTATCATCACTATAGTCACTCATTACAAATCGTCCTGCGTCAAAGCTTACATAATATCCGCTTCTCTCCCTGCTTTCGATATAGCCTTCCACAAGGAGCTGTTCGTATGCATTCTCAACGGTTATAAGTGCAACGCCCTCCTGCCTTGCAAGACGTCTCTTAGAAAGGAGCTTCTCGCCGTTTCTAATCCTGCCGCTTACTATATCATTTCGAATACATTTATACAGATACTCATAAATTGGTACATTGCCTCTTTTTTCTACATCATACATATATTCTTCCCCCTTGTTTCTTATCCACATGAACAGGTTACGATATATCTTACTTGTTTTTCTTACTTGTTTTTCTTACTTGTTTTTCTTACTTGTTTTTCTTACTTGTTTTTCTTACTTGTTTTTCTTACTTGTTTTTCTTACTTGTTTTTTTACTAATTTTTCTTTTAATTTTGTGTATATCTGGTCTTATTCAAAATTCATAAAATGGTTATAATAATAATTCCAGTTTTATAATATACTCTTTAATCAGTGATGGCAATGTCATTTGCCTTTAGACATTACAAGCACACCGGCTCATTCTATTTTTTCCAGAATAGGTCCGGACAATTACTACACTCAGATACAGACAGATTGGAGACCCGCTATGAAGAGAATCGTATCAATTCAAGACATTTCCTGCGTAGGCAAGTGCTCGCTTACTGTAGCACTTCCTATCATCAGCGCCATGGGAGTTGAGACATCGATCGTGCCGACCGCTGTACTCTCCACACACACTATGTTCAAGGGATTTACATTTAGAGATCTTACAGATGATATGCTCCCAATTCTGGAGCATTGGAAGAAAGAAGGCTTTAAATTCGATGCAATCTATACAGGATATCTGGGAAGCCTTCGTCAGATAGATATAGTAAAAGAATATTTTGACTCACTTAAAGGTGAAAACACAGCCATTATAGTCGATCCTGCCATGGCCGATAATGGCAAGCTTTATGTTGGTTTTGATGAGGCATTTGCCAAAGAGATGCTGAATCTATGCACCAAGGCAGATATCACACTTCCTAACATATCCGAAGCTGCTCTTATGCTTGGTGAAGAGTACCCGGGTGAAGAGGCAAATGAAGATGTAGTCAGAGGCCTTCTAACAAAACTTGTTAATGCAGGATGTAAGTTCCCTGTGATAACAGGTGTTACTCTTGATAACGGAAGCTTTGGTTTTATAGGTCTTAACAGTGAAAATGGCGAATTCATAAGCTATGGCACCACCAAGGTTCCTTATAAGTCTCACGGAACAGGTGATGTATACGCCAGCGCATTCACAGGTGCTCTTACTCTTGGCAAGAGTGTATATACTGCCCTTAAGATAGCTACAGACTTCACAGCTGCCAGCATCCGTAATACATACGAAGACCCTTACAGCGTAAACTATGCCGTAAACTTCGAAGCTGAGATACCGTATCTTCTTAAGCTCATAAATGAGAATTAATACTATTAAACTAATAGAAATAAATATACTTGAACTTCCAAATTGGAATATCAAATTTACATAAGATTGTATATCAATAAAGCCTTCGACAATGTCGAAGGCTTTCATACAATAATTGTATTATTTATAAGTTTTCTGGTCCAAAGCTGTTAGGAAGCATCTCTGAAAGAGTCTGAACAGTAACCTTGCCATCAGCCCCTTCAAGTATTATCTCAAAATCAGGTCCGCAGAACTCTCTCATTACCTGTCTGCAGATACCACATGGCTGTGAATCAGTGAGTTTATCTATATTGCCATTCTCATCCTCAGGACCGCCTACTATGGCAATCGCTTTAAAGTTTTTCTCCCCATTGGCAATAGCTGTAAAAAACGCTGTACGTTCTGCGCAGTTAGTAGCGCCGTATGAAGCGTTCTCAACATTACATCCGCCATATATCTTACCCTCTTTTGTAAGAAGCGCAGCGCCTACATGAAAATGTGAATAGGGCACATATGACATCTTGCGCATCTCTTTGGCCTTATCTAAAAGCTTCGTATAATCCATACCTTTTACCATCCTTTATGCTGATATTACCACCTAACCTGAAGGTTGCTATATATTAGTTCATCTTTCAAGTCAGTAATAGGTGCCAAATGACACCCCTGTCATTTTGACACCCACATATATAATATCAGATATTCCAAAAATAGCCAAACTATTTATCAGTACATTATGTTAGTAGTTTTTCACAGTAATTGTGTTATCAATCGTACTCAAAAATTCCTTGCACGGCATCTGAAACATTCATGATATCCTCATACGCTAGAAAATCAACCCTATTACATTCTCTTGCCCCAGGATCTATCGCTTTAATCTGCTCGCAAATTACAGTTCCAGACTCGCCCTTTTTCCCGCACACCGGAATATGTATAGGCCCAGCCTTAATATTAGAAAGCATAGGACATACATGAAATATGCCAGTTGCTTTTATAAAAGCATTTTTACTAACTATAACAAACAACTGTCTTTTGAAACCTGATATTCTTATAATGTCTCCCTGACAAAACCCGCTCATAAAATCTCTCTTCCTACAGGTTCACCCCAATCAAAATCGCAAACCGTTATCTCACCGTTAAACTCCGCAAGTCGTTCTTCAAAAGTTTTATGAACAAACTGCTTTCTAAGTACAATACTGTCATTTTCTATTTCTATATCCAACACATCAGAAACCTTTAACTGCAATTTTTCCAGTATATCCTTAGGTATTCGTATTCCCTGGCTATTACCCCAGCTTCTTATTGCAACCTGTTCCATAGGATCACCTCCTTCGTATGTATATACATTATACCGTATATCCTTTGTGTATGCAATCACCTGCTGTAGTTCTAATCCGTTATAAATGCGGTATTTTAAACGCTTTAACTCTTTATCGTTATTTTGTTATTGTATAAAGGCCTATTCAGGATTCACTCCCGAATAGGCCTTTCTCTATCCCATTTCATTTTAATAGATCAAAGCGCCTCAATACTTGCATGATACTCCTGAAGTGATCTTACAGGCACTCCTTCGCCAAGTTTCTCTGCTCCTATTCCTTCTGCTGATGCTCTTGCTGCAGCCATTGTGGTGATGTAAGGGATATGATGCTTGATGGCATTCTTACGGATGTAGCTGTCGCTTACATCATCTTTTTTGGTAGTAGGAGTATCTACGATAAGGTCAATCTCACCATTGGTGATAGCATCTACGATATCAGGTCTTCCCTCGAATATCTTATTGATCCTCTTTGCAGGTATACCTGCTTCACTTATCATGGTATAGGTCCTGCCTGTTGCAAGGATGTTAAAACCATCATCATGGAACTTCTGTGCAACCTCTACAAGCTCAGGCTTATCCTTGTCATTGACGCTGATAAGTACGGTTCCTTCTGTAGGAAGCTCCGTCTTAGTTCCTTCCTGAGCTTTGAAGAATGCTCTGCCCCAGTCTTCAGACAGGCCCAGTGCTTCACCTGTAGATCTCATCTCAGGTCCAAGTACAGGGTCTACTTCAGGGAACATGTTGAATGGGAATACTGCCTCTTTGACTCCATAATAAGGAATCTTCCTGTCGCGGAGCTTGCCTACAGGTGACTCGCAGCCAGTTATAGGAAGCGTCATGATATTCGTAGCTTCTCTAACCATATTGATATCGCATACTTTGGATACAAGCGGTACTGTACGGGATGCTCTTGGATTAGCTTCAAGAACATATACCACGCCGTCCTCTATGGCATACTGCATGTTCATAAGGCCTACTACATGCATTTCTTTGGCTATACGTCTTGTATAGTCTTTGATCGTAGCAACGGTCTCATCACTTAGATGCTTAGAAGGAAGTACACAAGCAGAGTCGCCGGAGTGAATACCTGCAAGCTCGATATGTTCCATAACAGCCGGTACGAATACATCTTCACCATCACTTATTGCATCTGCTTCACATTCTATTGCATGATTAAGGAACCTGTCGATAAGAATAGGCCTATCCGGTGTAACGCCTACCGCCTGAGCCATGTATATATCCATCTGTTCATCGCTGTGAACGACTTCCATACCACGACCGCCGAGTACGTACGAAGGACGTACCATAACAGGATATCCGATCCTACCTGCTATCTCCTTGGCTTCTTCTACATTTGAAGCCATTCCTGACTCTGCCATAGGGATTCCAAGTCTTTCCATCATATCTCTGAAGAGATCTCTGTCTTCAGCCATATCTATGGTTTCAGGACTTGTTCCAAGGATGTTGACACCATTTTTCTTAAGGTCTGATGCCAGATTAAGAGGTGTCTGTCCGCCGAACTGGGCTATAACTCCAATAGGCTTCTCCTTCTTGTAGATACTAAGTACATCTTCAAGTGTAAGAGGCTCGAAGTAGAGCTTATCTGATGTATCATAATCCGTTGATACAGTCTCAGGATTACAGTTGACAATAACTGTTTCAAATCCAAGCTTCTTAAGAGCAAAAGCTGCATGTACACAGCAATAGTCAAATTCAATACCCTGACCTATCCTGTTAGGTCCGCCTCCAAGGATCATAACTTTAGGCTTATCTGTACTTACAGGACTATTATCTTTTATATTATAACTTGAGAAATAGTATGCACTGTCCTTAGTTCCGCTTACATGTACGCCTTCCCAGCCTTCTGTAATGCCGGCGCTTTCACGCGTACTTCTGATATCATCTTCAGATACGTGACATATCTGTGCCAGATACTTATCAGAAAAGCCATCTTTCTTGGCTTTTTCAAGAACTGTAATCTCCGGAACCTTACCATAAGAAGTCTTAATAATCTCCTCTTCTTCCTCAACAAGTTCTTTCATCTGCTCTATAAAATATCTCTTGATCTTAGTAAGTTCATAGAGTCTGTCTATATCAGCGCCCTTTCTGAGAGCTTCGTACATGATGAACTGGCGCTCACTTGTAGGGATGACAAGCATTTTGTAAAGCTCGTCAAGTGTTTTTGTATTAAAGTCTTTGACAAATCCAAGGCCATAGCGGCTCTTTTCAAGTGAACGGATAGCCTTCTGGAAAGCCTCTTTATATGTCTTACCGATAGACATTACTTCACCAACGGCTCTCATCTGCGTTCCAAGATGGTCTTCTACGCCTTTGAACTTCTCGAATGCCCATCTTGCAAACTTGATAACAATATAATCTCCGTCCGGCTTATATTTATCAAGGGTTCCGTACTTGCCACACTCGATGTCATCAAGGTCAAGTCCGCAGGCAAGCATAGCAGAAACAAGAGCAATAGGGAATCCTGTTGCCTTGGATGCAAGTGCTGATGAACGTGATGTACGGGGATTGATCTCGATAACTATGATACGATCTGTCTTGGGATCATGTGCAAACTGGCAGTTACAGCCGCCGATAACCTGAACCTTATCAACGATCTTGTATGCCTGTTCCTGAAGTCTGTCCTGGACTTCCTGGGATATTGTAAGCATGGGGGCAGAGCAAAAAGAATCGCCAGTGTGAACACCCATCGGATCTATATTCTCTATAAAGCATACTGTTATCATCTGGCCTTTGGAGTCTCTTACTACTTCAAGTTCGAGCTCTTCCCAGCCTATAACAGACTCTTCTACAAGCACCTGATGTACCATAGAAGCCTGAAGACCACGTGCACATACTGTCTTTAACTCTTCTACATTGTAAACAAGGCCGCCGCCTGAGCCGCCCATAGTATACGCCGGACGAAGTACTACTGGATATCCAAGTCTTGAAGCTATCTCAACAGCTTCATCAACAGAATATGCAACCTGGCTTCGTGCCATTTCAATTCCAAGTTCGTCCATTGTATTCTTGAACTCGATCCTGTCTTCACCGCGCTCGATGGCATCGATCTGTACACCTATTACTTTGACGCCATACTTCTCAAGTACGCCTGCCTTTGAAAGTTCAGAAGCAAGATTAAGACCTGACTGGCCGCCGAGATTAGGAAGAAGGGCATCAGGGCGCTCTTTTTCGATAATCTGAGTAAGTCTTTTGACATTAAGAGGCTCGATATAGGTAACATCAGCCGTCTCTGGATCTGTCATGATAGTTGCGGGGTTAGAATTAACAAGGATGATCTCATAGCCCAGCTTTCGAAGAGCTTTACAGGCCTGAGTGCCGGAATAATCGAATTCGCACGCCTGACCTATGATGATCGGGCCGGAACCGATGATTAGAATGCGGTGGATATCTTCACGTTTCATGTCTTTGATCTGCCTCCCAAATTTCATTATGATACGTACAGTGACCGGATATGGACAAGTCAATATACTCTTTTCAACTATACATACGATAGCATACTGAGAGACATTATAGCAAAATAAATTCAAAAAAACAGGACTAAAATTAATCTGATCAAAAGATTAATTTTAGTCCTGTATGTGATTAATAATGATCTATTCATTTAGTCATTATAGAACTTGCCATCAGCACCCTTGGTCTTAATAGCAACTCTTCCAAAGAAACGCTCCTGGCTTCTTTCTACTTTCATGGAATCCTTACGACCGGATCCCTTTTTACCTGACTTGTCTGCGTTTCTAAAGGTCCTTGCGCTCTTATCAAAGGACTTGGAATCACGAGATCCCTTGCCTCTTACATCTCTTGCGCTTCTGCCATCGCGGCTGTAGCTCTTGGAAGGCTTGCCATCACGGCCAAATCTTGCGCCTTTGCCATCACGACTTCTTCCTGATCTGCCATCTTTACCATAACCGGAACGAGCACCATCACGGCTTCCTCTTCCGTATCCGGAACGTGCGCCGTCGCGGCCTCTTGATCTTCCATCACGACCGCCTCTTCTTCTCTCAGGGATCTTAAGATCTTCTACATCCTTGCCCATCTTGAGTCTCATGAAACCTGCAGCAAGCT encodes:
- the carB gene encoding carbamoyl-phosphate synthase large subunit, with amino-acid sequence MKREDIHRILIIGSGPIIIGQACEFDYSGTQACKALRKLGYEIILVNSNPATIMTDPETADVTYIEPLNVKRLTQIIEKERPDALLPNLGGQSGLNLASELSKAGVLEKYGVKVIGVQIDAIERGEDRIEFKNTMDELGIEMARSQVAYSVDEAVEIASRLGYPVVLRPAYTMGGSGGGLVYNVEELKTVCARGLQASMVHQVLVEESVIGWEELELEVVRDSKGQMITVCFIENIDPMGVHTGDSFCSAPMLTISQEVQDRLQEQAYKIVDKVQVIGGCNCQFAHDPKTDRIIVIEINPRTSRSSALASKATGFPIALVSAMLACGLDLDDIECGKYGTLDKYKPDGDYIVIKFARWAFEKFKGVEDHLGTQMRAVGEVMSIGKTYKEAFQKAIRSLEKSRYGLGFVKDFNTKTLDELYKMLVIPTSERQFIMYEALRKGADIDRLYELTKIKRYFIEQMKELVEEEEEIIKTSYGKVPEITVLEKAKKDGFSDKYLAQICHVSEDDIRSTRESAGITEGWEGVHVSGTKDSAYYFSSYNIKDNSPVSTDKPKVMILGGGPNRIGQGIEFDYCCVHAAFALKKLGFETVIVNCNPETVSTDYDTSDKLYFEPLTLEDVLSIYKKEKPIGVIAQFGGQTPLNLASDLKKNGVNILGTSPETIDMAEDRDLFRDMMERLGIPMAESGMASNVEEAKEIAGRIGYPVMVRPSYVLGGRGMEVVHSDEQMDIYMAQAVGVTPDRPILIDRFLNHAIECEADAISDGEDVFVPAVMEHIELAGIHSGDSACVLPSKHLSDETVATIKDYTRRIAKEMHVVGLMNMQYAIEDGVVYVLEANPRASRTVPLVSKVCDINMVREATNIMTLPITGCESPVGKLRDRKIPYYGVKEAVFPFNMFPEVDPVLGPEMRSTGEALGLSEDWGRAFFKAQEGTKTELPTEGTVLISVNDKDKPELVEVAQKFHDDGFNILATGRTYTMISEAGIPAKRINKIFEGRPDIVDAITNGEIDLIVDTPTTKKDDVSDSYIRKNAIKHHIPYITTMAAARASAEGIGAEKLGEGVPVRSLQEYHASIEAL